One Lacticaseibacillus rhamnosus genomic window carries:
- the spxB gene encoding pyruvate oxidase yields MAETIKAGVAALQTLESWGVTHIYGIPGGTFNNMMYALDEEKSRIKYIHVRHEEVGALAAVADGKLTGRIGVAFGSAGPGATHLFQGAYDAKMDKVPTLFLVGQVEQRFMNADFFQELDEDPMFQDAAVYARTVTTAQSLPHVIDEAIRRAYAAHGAAIVVIPNDLAAELIPANGYYSAAATHATPILAAGTDEQVDQALRLIRTASRPVMYVGQGVRGAADTVMTLAKKLQMPVITTALGKPIIPYAFEALLGSAARVASKPANEALRVADLIMFVGSNYPFAEVMFSPKAKFIQIEADPKTLGKRHHTDVAILADAPATLKKMIARSDEAPSSGWYQANVDNVKNWHQYNDAMMQRTTGDMRFEPVFGQINRIATDDAIFAIDVGDVTQNAVRLLKVNGRQAWTTSGLFATMGAGLPAALAGQLSFPQRQVFNLAGDGAAAMVMQDLDTEVRYHLPIINVVFSNNALGYIEDEQEDDGHEWFGVDMPAIDFATVAKGMGMTGLTVTKVSELAAAFDEAEANRIAGKPTLIDAKITNERPIPVEHLQLDPDRFDAATITAFKKRYYADNLVPFSSFLAAHHVSVG; encoded by the coding sequence ATGGCTGAGACGATTAAAGCCGGGGTTGCAGCGCTACAAACTTTGGAGAGTTGGGGCGTCACGCACATTTACGGCATCCCCGGTGGTACATTTAATAACATGATGTACGCGTTGGATGAGGAAAAGTCACGCATCAAGTATATTCATGTACGCCATGAAGAAGTCGGGGCTTTGGCAGCGGTCGCCGATGGAAAATTGACAGGTCGTATTGGGGTGGCATTCGGGTCAGCCGGTCCCGGAGCAACACATCTTTTCCAAGGGGCTTATGATGCCAAAATGGATAAAGTGCCTACTTTGTTCTTAGTGGGCCAAGTGGAACAACGGTTTATGAATGCTGATTTCTTTCAGGAATTAGATGAAGATCCAATGTTTCAGGATGCGGCTGTCTATGCACGTACCGTCACCACAGCGCAGAGTTTACCGCATGTCATTGATGAAGCGATTCGGCGGGCATATGCTGCTCATGGTGCGGCGATTGTGGTGATTCCTAACGACTTGGCTGCCGAGTTGATTCCGGCGAATGGGTATTACAGTGCCGCGGCGACCCATGCCACCCCGATTTTAGCGGCTGGCACCGATGAACAGGTGGATCAGGCATTAAGATTGATTCGTACCGCGTCTCGTCCGGTGATGTATGTCGGTCAAGGCGTTCGCGGGGCAGCAGATACGGTGATGACGCTAGCCAAAAAGTTACAAATGCCGGTGATTACCACAGCGCTGGGCAAGCCGATTATTCCGTACGCCTTTGAAGCACTCTTGGGTTCGGCTGCACGAGTCGCATCGAAACCGGCCAATGAAGCATTGCGGGTGGCCGATTTGATCATGTTTGTCGGCTCGAATTATCCATTTGCGGAAGTCATGTTTTCGCCTAAAGCCAAGTTTATTCAAATCGAAGCTGATCCCAAAACCTTAGGCAAGCGGCATCACACAGATGTGGCAATCTTAGCGGATGCACCCGCAACTTTGAAGAAAATGATTGCCCGCAGTGATGAGGCTCCTAGCAGCGGCTGGTATCAGGCTAATGTCGATAACGTCAAAAATTGGCACCAATATAATGACGCCATGATGCAACGAACCACTGGTGATATGCGCTTTGAGCCGGTATTCGGCCAGATCAACCGCATTGCGACCGATGATGCAATTTTTGCGATTGATGTCGGGGATGTCACCCAAAATGCTGTGCGCTTGCTGAAAGTGAATGGTCGGCAAGCGTGGACAACCAGCGGACTGTTCGCCACGATGGGAGCAGGATTGCCGGCAGCCTTAGCCGGACAGTTGAGTTTTCCTCAGCGCCAAGTGTTCAATCTTGCTGGTGATGGTGCCGCGGCGATGGTCATGCAGGATCTGGATACAGAAGTGCGGTACCACCTGCCGATTATCAATGTTGTCTTTTCCAATAATGCATTGGGTTATATTGAAGATGAGCAAGAGGATGACGGACACGAATGGTTTGGCGTCGATATGCCAGCGATTGATTTTGCAACGGTTGCTAAGGGTATGGGCATGACCGGTTTGACCGTCACCAAGGTTTCGGAACTCGCGGCTGCGTTTGATGAAGCCGAAGCCAATCGCATTGCTGGCAAGCCAACACTGATTGATGCCAAAATTACGAATGAGCGGCCAATCCCGGTCGAGCATCTGCAGTTAGATCCGGATCGTTTCGATGCCGCTACAATTACTGCCTTCAAGAAACGTTATTATGCTGATAATTTGGTGCCGTTTAGTTCGTTTCTAGCGGCGCATCATGTTTCGGTGGGTTGA
- a CDS encoding glycine betaine ABC transporter substrate-binding protein: MTFYKKIIAALAMVATVGFLTACSSTQPKYDAKKPLGPQINYTITGIDAGAGIMSSTDKALKAYGLEQKNWQLQPSSTAAMTSTLQKAIADKRPIVVTGWTPHWMFTKFPLKFLKDPKNVYGKAEQIHTIVRKGLKQDAPQAYQVLDQFHWTPKEISSVMLAVNNGQDPAAAAKAYVKKHPEQIAQWTKGVSHVSGSPKLTLTYIAWDSEIASTNVVATVLRQVGYKVTIRAMEPQPVWASVATKAADAQVSAWLPNTAAKLYADYKNQVVDLGVNMDGARVGLAVPKYMKNINSIEDLK, translated from the coding sequence TTGACTTTTTATAAAAAAATCATTGCGGCACTGGCGATGGTAGCCACGGTTGGCTTTTTGACCGCATGCAGCAGTACCCAACCTAAGTACGATGCCAAAAAGCCTTTAGGGCCGCAAATTAACTACACGATTACCGGAATCGATGCAGGTGCCGGCATCATGAGCAGTACCGACAAGGCCTTAAAAGCATACGGATTGGAACAAAAAAATTGGCAGTTGCAACCAAGCTCAACCGCGGCGATGACCAGTACGCTGCAAAAGGCGATTGCCGATAAGCGGCCCATTGTGGTGACCGGCTGGACGCCTCACTGGATGTTCACCAAGTTTCCGTTGAAATTTTTGAAGGATCCTAAGAATGTCTATGGTAAAGCCGAACAGATTCATACGATTGTGCGTAAAGGGCTTAAGCAAGATGCTCCGCAAGCCTACCAGGTGCTTGATCAATTTCACTGGACGCCCAAAGAAATTTCTAGTGTGATGTTGGCGGTGAACAATGGCCAGGATCCTGCTGCAGCTGCAAAAGCATACGTGAAGAAACATCCGGAGCAAATTGCTCAATGGACTAAGGGTGTTAGTCATGTTAGCGGTAGTCCTAAATTAACCCTGACCTATATTGCCTGGGATTCGGAAATTGCCTCCACAAACGTTGTGGCGACCGTTTTGCGGCAAGTGGGTTATAAAGTGACGATTCGCGCGATGGAACCGCAGCCGGTTTGGGCATCAGTTGCGACTAAAGCAGCAGATGCACAGGTATCGGCGTGGTTGCCAAATACTGCTGCTAAGTTATACGCCGATTATAAGAACCAGGTTGTTGATCTTGGTGTGAATATGGATGGCGCTCGGGTCGGTTTGGCCGTTCCAAAGTATATGAAGAATATTAATAGCATTGAAGATTTGAAGTAA
- a CDS encoding ABC transporter permease — protein sequence MFNLLVTIPTLPLAHWIDSFVDWLTQFAGFFGVLTNFIGTIVNAFQAIFDFIPIWLFIILIMALTWYLKRGQKYRSLLIFELVGLLLIWNLGFWRDMTQTLTLVLTASLLAIVIGIPLGIWAAESKTVSAIVKPLMDFMQTMPAFVYLIPAVAFFGIGMVPGVVASVIFAMPPTVRMTQLGIEQVPADLNEAAVAFGATSWQQLIKVQLPFARGTIMAGINQSMMLALSMVVIASMIGAMGLGTKVYFAVGRNDAGGGFVAGLAIVILAIILDRITQSLNRTR from the coding sequence ATGTTTAATCTTTTAGTCACCATCCCAACGTTACCATTAGCACATTGGATTGATTCCTTCGTGGACTGGCTCACTCAATTTGCCGGGTTCTTCGGTGTGCTGACGAACTTTATCGGAACGATTGTCAATGCCTTTCAAGCGATCTTTGATTTCATTCCGATTTGGCTGTTTATCATTTTGATTATGGCGCTGACCTGGTACCTTAAGCGAGGGCAGAAGTATCGCAGTTTGCTGATTTTTGAATTAGTGGGGCTGTTGTTAATCTGGAACCTGGGATTTTGGCGCGATATGACGCAGACGCTGACCTTGGTTCTGACCGCAAGCTTGTTGGCAATTGTCATCGGCATTCCATTGGGTATCTGGGCTGCTGAAAGTAAAACCGTTTCGGCGATTGTTAAGCCGTTGATGGACTTTATGCAGACCATGCCAGCCTTTGTTTATTTGATTCCCGCCGTGGCATTCTTTGGCATCGGGATGGTACCTGGCGTTGTTGCGTCAGTCATTTTCGCGATGCCGCCGACTGTTCGGATGACGCAATTGGGAATTGAACAGGTACCAGCCGACTTGAATGAGGCAGCCGTTGCATTTGGTGCTACGAGTTGGCAGCAGCTGATCAAAGTGCAGCTGCCCTTTGCTCGCGGCACCATTATGGCTGGCATTAACCAAAGTATGATGTTGGCTTTATCCATGGTCGTAATTGCATCCATGATTGGGGCAATGGGCCTAGGTACCAAGGTTTACTTTGCTGTGGGTCGTAACGACGCTGGCGGCGGGTTTGTTGCCGGTTTGGCGATTGTTATTCTGGCAATCATTCTGGATCGGATTACCCAAAGTCTCAATCGCACGCGCTAG
- a CDS encoding quaternary amine ABC transporter ATP-binding protein: protein MQHKIENDAETKIEVSGLTKIFGKRINRAKEMLKQGKTKAEILKATGATVGVDQADFTIKKGEIFVIMGLSGSGKSTTLRMLNRLIEPTAGQVLIDGDDIAKLDKQHLREVRRQKLSMVFQGFALLPNRTVLQNAAFGLEIQGMDKSEREAKANKALDLVGLDGFADQFPDQLSGGMQQRVGLARALASDAEILLMDEAFSALDPLNRRDMQDELLDLQEEMHKTIVFISHDLNEALRIGDHIMIMKDGEIVQIGTPEEILSQPADDYVEKFIEGVDRSQVYTAANVMIRANTVNIDKDGPRLAARRMRDNEISSLYVVNTKRQLVGILDADDVRAAIDSGKKDLTTIVKTDVPTTKMDTPLADLLDAVSTTSVPYAVIDDQKRLCGIIIRGAVLGALSGQEVNVNV, encoded by the coding sequence ATGCAACACAAGATTGAAAATGATGCTGAAACAAAAATCGAAGTGAGTGGTTTAACCAAGATTTTTGGCAAACGAATCAATCGCGCCAAAGAAATGTTAAAGCAAGGGAAAACCAAGGCTGAGATTCTAAAAGCTACGGGCGCAACCGTGGGTGTTGATCAAGCTGATTTCACTATTAAAAAAGGGGAAATCTTCGTTATCATGGGGCTTTCTGGTTCGGGTAAATCAACCACACTGCGAATGCTGAATCGGTTAATTGAACCGACTGCCGGACAAGTTCTGATTGATGGTGATGATATTGCCAAGTTGGACAAGCAACACCTGCGTGAAGTGCGGCGGCAAAAGCTGAGCATGGTATTTCAAGGCTTCGCGCTATTGCCTAACCGAACTGTTTTACAAAACGCAGCGTTTGGCTTGGAAATTCAGGGGATGGATAAATCCGAACGTGAAGCTAAAGCCAACAAAGCGCTTGATTTAGTGGGATTAGACGGGTTTGCCGATCAATTTCCTGATCAATTATCTGGCGGGATGCAACAACGTGTCGGCTTGGCGCGCGCGTTGGCCAGTGATGCCGAGATTCTCTTAATGGACGAGGCCTTTTCTGCGCTTGATCCGTTAAATCGGCGTGATATGCAAGACGAATTGTTGGATCTGCAAGAAGAAATGCACAAGACGATTGTTTTCATTTCCCATGATCTGAATGAAGCGTTGCGGATTGGCGATCACATCATGATTATGAAAGACGGCGAGATCGTTCAAATCGGGACACCAGAAGAGATTCTGAGTCAACCAGCAGATGATTACGTTGAGAAGTTCATTGAAGGTGTGGATCGAAGTCAGGTTTATACCGCAGCTAATGTTATGATTCGCGCTAACACCGTGAATATCGACAAGGATGGTCCGCGTTTGGCAGCACGGCGGATGCGTGACAACGAGATTTCCAGCTTGTATGTTGTCAACACCAAGCGACAATTAGTAGGAATCTTGGATGCCGATGATGTTCGTGCGGCCATTGATAGCGGGAAAAAGGACTTAACCACGATTGTTAAGACCGACGTACCGACAACAAAAATGGATACGCCGTTAGCTGACCTGCTGGATGCTGTGTCGACTACTTCAGTTCCGTATGCTGTCATCGATGATCAGAAACGACTTTGCGGGATTATTATTCGTGGTGCCGTTCTTGGCGCACTTTCAGGACAGGAGGTCAATGTCAATGTTTAA
- the sfsA gene encoding DNA/RNA nuclease SfsA, whose translation MQYQNVSVGQLIRRVSRFTVEIAIDGVTTSVHMNNTGRNKEILVPGSLASVRYVDHPNRKTHYDLLAVKRQNRWINIDSLAPNHVARECLEAGTMKLPGLSLPYAVRPETTWRDSRLDFAGTAADGKKWFVETKGVTLANQTLAAFPDAPTTRALKHVHTLTMAQAEGYQAFLVFIVQLPNIQQMTIYRERFPELVTAITIAKQNGVRVLAYDTMTGPDFITLGQPILFDEHLPFTEMNLASL comes from the coding sequence ATGCAGTATCAAAATGTCAGTGTCGGGCAACTGATCCGGCGCGTGAGTCGGTTTACGGTTGAAATTGCGATTGATGGCGTGACGACATCGGTACATATGAACAACACTGGCCGGAATAAGGAAATTCTAGTGCCAGGTTCGCTTGCCAGTGTCCGGTATGTGGATCATCCCAACCGGAAGACGCACTATGATCTGCTTGCGGTAAAGCGGCAGAATCGTTGGATTAATATAGACAGCTTAGCCCCCAACCACGTTGCCAGAGAATGCTTGGAGGCTGGCACCATGAAATTGCCCGGATTATCCTTGCCTTATGCGGTTCGTCCCGAGACCACCTGGCGCGATTCCCGGCTTGATTTTGCGGGAACTGCGGCTGATGGCAAAAAATGGTTTGTTGAAACTAAAGGCGTCACATTAGCCAACCAAACATTGGCGGCGTTTCCCGATGCACCCACCACACGAGCGCTGAAGCATGTGCACACGCTGACAATGGCACAAGCGGAAGGCTATCAGGCATTTTTGGTTTTTATTGTGCAGTTACCCAATATTCAGCAAATGACGATTTATCGTGAACGGTTTCCAGAGCTTGTCACCGCAATCACAATTGCCAAGCAAAACGGTGTGCGCGTCTTGGCTTATGACACGATGACGGGTCCGGATTTTATTACTTTGGGCCAGCCGATCCTGTTTGACGAGCATCTGCCATTTACGGAAATGAACTTGGCGAGTTTGTGA
- a CDS encoding universal stress protein: protein MVTENDLTIESVHYNRLLLAVDDDDDDSSRKALNYACTVAKIYDIPLGIVSVLETGDLNIFQSLTPDDVEAAREKMAKNLNTYVEKARAFGVQKAQPIIAEGRPAAALLDEVIPAFKPDLVIMGSHVRRGRLRLGHVASEVARDAAVSVIIVR from the coding sequence TTGGTTACTGAAAATGATTTAACGATTGAATCCGTGCATTATAATCGGCTGTTATTGGCGGTTGATGATGATGATGACGACTCCTCGCGCAAGGCATTGAACTACGCCTGCACGGTTGCCAAGATTTATGATATTCCGCTGGGGATTGTATCGGTACTTGAAACCGGCGATCTGAATATTTTCCAGTCATTGACACCTGATGATGTTGAAGCAGCACGGGAAAAAATGGCGAAGAACCTGAATACTTATGTTGAAAAAGCCCGTGCGTTCGGCGTACAGAAGGCCCAGCCGATTATTGCTGAAGGTCGCCCGGCAGCAGCACTGCTTGACGAGGTTATTCCAGCGTTCAAGCCGGACTTGGTTATCATGGGTTCACACGTACGTCGTGGCCGTCTGCGACTGGGCCACGTTGCAAGCGAAGTAGCCCGCGATGCAGCGGTATCCGTTATTATTGTCCGCTAA